The Cellulophaga sp. L1A9 genome window below encodes:
- a CDS encoding outer membrane protein encodes MKQKLLLLISFALVSISLTAQDNSEKKWSIEANYPISVGDELGNDTPAILDLGLKYRFLDLNIVKIGAGINTGVFTQNVGNEEQEFSVDFDETYWLIQPKIFAEFDIPGVDKLRPSFGLGYTFVESKAKGLFAGESVNDNFSSGGLNVNLGLTYDLTEKFFLQAQYDYIRDSADSEFEGNNFRIEQNLSFIKLGVGFRF; translated from the coding sequence ATGAAACAAAAATTATTACTACTAATTTCGTTTGCATTGGTTTCAATTTCTTTAACGGCACAAGATAATTCTGAAAAAAAATGGAGTATTGAGGCAAATTATCCTATTTCAGTAGGTGATGAATTAGGCAATGATACGCCTGCAATTTTAGATTTGGGTCTAAAGTATCGTTTTTTAGATTTAAATATCGTAAAAATAGGTGCAGGTATTAATACTGGAGTATTTACACAAAATGTTGGTAATGAAGAACAGGAATTTAGCGTGGATTTTGATGAAACGTATTGGTTAATTCAGCCTAAAATTTTTGCGGAGTTTGATATACCTGGCGTAGATAAATTACGCCCTAGTTTTGGTTTGGGCTATACTTTTGTAGAGTCTAAAGCTAAAGGTTTGTTTGCAGGAGAATCAGTCAATGATAATTTTTCTAGTGGAGGGTTGAATGTTAATCTTGGACTTACGTACGATTTAACTGAAAAATTCTTTTTACAAGCACAATACGATTATATCAGAGACTCTGCTGATAGTGAATTTGAGGGTAATAATTTTAGAATTGAACAAAATTTAAGCTTTATAAAATTAGGTGTAGGCTTTAGATTTTAA
- the sufD gene encoding Fe-S cluster assembly protein SufD has product MDLKDKLISSFMAFENNVDVDHPVHEVRSEAMKNFEAKGFPSKKEEAWKYTSLNNLQKIDFSIFPKEVNALEYRDVKKYFINEIDTYKIVFIDGIFSSNLSETTHDGVDICLMSSALNKPMYKQIIDVYFNKVASKDESLTTLNTAFSKEGAYIYIPKNKMPKKPIEILHFATGNEASLMLQPRNLIIVEENAEVQIIERHQSLTSNEVLTNCVTEIFAAKSSIVDYYKVQNDAANASLIDNTYIDQKDKSLVKIHTFSFGGKLTRNNLNFYQNGEYIDSTMKGVTILGDKQHVDHHTLVHHIEPNCESHQDYKGIYGDSSTGVFNGKIIVEKLAQKTNAFQKNNNILISDKASINTKPQLEIFADDVKCSHGCTIGQLDEDALFYLQSRGIPKKEARALLMYAFANNVLESVRIPELKTRINKLIANKLGVNLGFDL; this is encoded by the coding sequence ATGGATTTAAAAGATAAATTAATTTCTTCATTTATGGCTTTTGAGAACAATGTTGATGTAGATCATCCTGTTCATGAAGTACGCTCAGAAGCAATGAAGAATTTTGAAGCAAAAGGTTTTCCTTCTAAAAAGGAAGAAGCTTGGAAGTACACTTCTTTAAATAACTTGCAGAAAATAGATTTCAGTATTTTTCCTAAAGAAGTAAATGCTTTAGAGTATAGAGATGTTAAAAAATACTTTATCAATGAAATTGACACCTATAAAATTGTATTTATAGATGGTATTTTTAGCTCTAATTTATCGGAAACAACGCATGATGGTGTTGATATTTGTTTGATGAGTTCTGCGCTTAATAAGCCAATGTACAAGCAAATTATCGATGTGTATTTTAATAAGGTAGCTTCAAAAGACGAGTCGCTTACCACATTGAATACTGCATTTAGTAAAGAGGGGGCTTATATTTATATCCCGAAGAACAAAATGCCTAAAAAGCCTATTGAAATATTGCATTTCGCAACAGGTAATGAAGCTTCTTTAATGTTACAACCGCGTAACTTAATTATTGTAGAAGAGAATGCTGAGGTTCAAATTATAGAACGTCATCAAAGCTTAACTTCAAATGAAGTGTTGACAAATTGTGTTACTGAAATTTTTGCAGCTAAAAGTTCTATTGTAGATTATTACAAAGTTCAGAATGATGCAGCTAATGCGTCATTAATTGACAATACTTATATTGATCAGAAGGATAAAAGTCTCGTAAAAATACATACGTTTAGTTTTGGAGGAAAATTAACGCGAAACAACCTTAATTTCTATCAAAACGGTGAATATATAGATTCTACCATGAAAGGGGTTACTATTTTAGGTGATAAACAACATGTAGATCATCATACTTTAGTGCATCATATAGAGCCTAATTGTGAAAGTCACCAAGATTACAAAGGGATCTATGGGGACAGTTCTACTGGGGTTTTCAATGGTAAAATTATTGTAGAAAAGTTGGCGCAAAAAACCAATGCTTTTCAGAAAAACAATAATATACTGATTAGTGATAAGGCTTCTATCAATACAAAACCTCAATTAGAGATTTTTGCAGATGATGTTAAGTGTTCTCACGGGTGTACTATTGGTCAGCTAGATGAAGATGCATTATTTTACTTACAGTCTCGTGGTATTCCTAAAAAGGAAGCTAGAGCCTTGTTAATGTATGCTTTTGCAAATAATGTTTTAGAAAGCGTTCGTATTCCAGAACTAAAAACAAGAATTAATAAGCTAATTGCTAATAAACTAGGGGTTAATCTTGGGTTTGATTTGTAA